The Chrysemys picta bellii isolate R12L10 chromosome 12, ASM1138683v2, whole genome shotgun sequence genome has a segment encoding these proteins:
- the LOC135974847 gene encoding butyrophilin subfamily 2 member A2-like translates to RSDSFSSANVTLDPDTAQPQLILSENGKSVKWGDTWQELPDTPKRFDSRACVLGCEGFNSGTHCWEVEVGDGELWAVGVARESVSRKGWISLSPEEGIWAVGQCGSQFRPLTSPEAPLPLSQVPSRIRVCLDCDQGQVTFIDAGDGATIFTFPPGSVPGERIRPWFWLGVGGSQLCLCS, encoded by the coding sequence cgCTCTGATTCTTTCTCCTCagcgaatgtgactctggatccagacacggctcagCCCCAACTCATCCTGTCTGAGAATGGGAAAAGTGTGAAATGGGGAGACACATGGCAGGAGCTGCCCGACACCCCTAAGAGATTTGATTCTAGggcctgtgtgctgggctgtgagggattcaacTCGGGGAcacattgctgggaggtggaggtgggggatggggaactctgggctgtgggggtggccagagagtctgtgagcaGGAAGGGATGGATCAGCCTtagccctgaggaggggatctgggctgtgggtCAGTGCGGGAGTCAGTTCCGGCCTCTCACCTCCCCTGAggccccccttcccctgagccagGTCCCCAGtaggatccgggtttgtctggactgtgaccaggggcaggtgacatttatcgatgcTGGTGACGGGGCCACaatcttcactttcccgccgggctccgtccctggggagagaatccgaccctggttctggttgggggttgggggatcccagctctgcctgtgttCCTGA
- the LOC135974953 gene encoding zinc finger protein RFP-like isoform X1 encodes MAAENPVESLREEATCPVCLEYFTEPVSLECGHNFCRACISQCWEGSDTAASCPQCRETVQQRNLRPNRQLANMVEIAKRLSLQVAKGAGADGVCGEHQEALKLFCEEDQTPICVVCDRSRAHRAHTVVPIQEAAQEYKERIQAHLKTLREEREKLLGFKATREGNSREYLKQTQTERQKIVSEFQQLRQFLEEQERLLLAQLDMLDEEIVKIQNENVSKLSEQISHLSELISELEGKCQKPASEFLQDIRSTLSRFEKEQCQQREEISPELEERVSGFSQKNIALLEALRKFKDTLPSELERKRGESFGAHRQVNVTLDPDTAHPQLVLSEDRKSVKCGNIRQRLPNNPERFDTEPCVLGCEGFTSGRHCWEVEVGDGDLWAVGVARGSVRRKGQISLSPEGGIWAVEWCWGGRFRALTSPVTRLPLSRFPSRIRVCLDCDRGQVTFIDAGDEAPIFTFPPGSIPGERIRPWFWVWGGISAQTLSLRHSRGGNWKSASLLSHTPVSMTVEDSHLPSPWLLISMASGSSSPSLSAALGLQEEQKGPKG; translated from the exons atggctgcagagaacccCGTGGAAAGTCTCCGTGAGGAAGCTACATGTCCCGTCTGTCTGGAGTATTTCACAGAACCTGTGAGTCTGgagtgtgggcacaatttctgccgagcctgcatcagccagtgctgggagggatccgatacagccgcctcctgccctcagtgcagagaaactgtgcaacagagaaacctcaggcccaacaggcagctggcaaacATGGTAGAAATCGCCAAGCGGCTGAGTTTACAGGtagcaaagggagcaggagcggacggggtgtgtggggaacaccaggaggctctgaaactgttctgtgaagaggatcaaacccccatctgtgtgGTGTGCGACAGATCCCGGGCTCACCGCGCTCACACGGTGGTTCCCATACAGGAAgctgcccaggagtacaag GAAAGAATCCAGGCCCATTTGAAGAcactgagggaagagagagaaaagctgctgggaTTCAAAGCGACTAGAGAGGGGAATAGCCGAGAGTATCTG aaacaaacacaaaccgagaggcagaagattgtgtctgaatttcagcaactgcggcagttcctggaggaacaagagcgactcctgctggcccagctggacATGCTggatgaggagattgtgaagataCAGAATGAAAATGTCAGTAAACTCTCCGAGCAGATTTCCCATCTCAGTGAGCTGATCagtgagctggaggggaagtgtcagaagccagcaagtgaattcctgcag gacatcagaagcaccttgagcag GTTTGAGAAGGAGCAGTGCCAGCAGCGAGAGGAGATTTCTCCTGAACTGGAAGAGCGAGTCAGCGGTTTCTCCCAGAAAAATATTGCACTATTGGAGGCTCTGAGGAAGTTCAAAG ACACTCTGCCGTCTGAATTGGAGAGAAAAAGGGGAGAATCATTTGGAGCACACAGACAGG tgaatgtgactctggatccagacacggctcatccccaactcgtcctgtctgaggatAGGAAAAGTGTGAAATGTGGAAACATACGACAGCGActgcccaacaaccctgagagatttgacactgagccctgtgtgctgggctgtgagggattcacctcagggagacattgctgggaggtggaggtgggggatggggatctctgggctgtgggggtggccagagggtctgtgaggaggaagggacagatCAGCCTTAGCcctgagggggggatctgggctgtggagtGGTGCTGGGGGGGTCGGTTccgggctctcacctcccctgtgaCCCGCCTGCCCCTGAGCCGGttccccagcaggatccgggtttgtctggactgtgaccgggggcaggtgacatttattgatgctggtgacgaggccccgatcttcactttcccgccgggctccatccctggggagagaatccgaccctggttctgggtgtggggggggatctCGGCTCAGACTCTGTCCCTGAGACACAGCAGAGGGGGGAACTGGAAATCAGCCTCTCTACTCTCACACACCCCAGTCTCTATGACCGTGGAGGACTCCCATCtacccagcccctggctcctcatctctatgGCCTCTggaagctcctccccctccctctctgcagccctgggactgcaggaggagcagaagggcccTAAGGGGTAg
- the LOC135974953 gene encoding E3 ubiquitin-protein ligase TRIM15-like isoform X2, with protein MTCSQSPLMRFHLLCGPDVTKRLEPVILGFNWKNTHFQEPLKYSDETSKSFLFLQERIQAHLKTLREEREKLLGFKATREGNSREYLKQTQTERQKIVSEFQQLRQFLEEQERLLLAQLDMLDEEIVKIQNENVSKLSEQISHLSELISELEGKCQKPASEFLQDIRSTLSRFEKEQCQQREEISPELEERVSGFSQKNIALLEALRKFKDTLPSELERKRGESFGAHRQGEFAVNVTLDPDTAHPQLVLSEDRKSVKCGNIRQRLPNNPERFDTEPCVLGCEGFTSGRHCWEVEVGDGDLWAVGVARGSVRRKGQISLSPEGGIWAVEWCWGGRFRALTSPVTRLPLSRFPSRIRVCLDCDRGQVTFIDAGDEAPIFTFPPGSIPGERIRPWFWVWGGISAQTLSLRHSRGGNWKSASLLSHTPVSMTVEDSHLPSPWLLISMASGSSSPSLSAALGLQEEQKGPKG; from the exons ATGACATGCTCCCAGTCTCCATTAATGAGGTTTCATCTCCTTTGTGGTCCTGATGTCACAAAGCGATTAGAACCAGTCATCTTGGGTTTCAATTGGAAAAACACCCACTTCCAAGAACCTCTCAAGTATTCAGATGAAACCTccaaatcatttctgtttcttcagGAAAGAATCCAGGCCCATTTGAAGAcactgagggaagagagagaaaagctgctgggaTTCAAAGCGACTAGAGAGGGGAATAGCCGAGAGTATCTG aaacaaacacaaaccgagaggcagaagattgtgtctgaatttcagcaactgcggcagttcctggaggaacaagagcgactcctgctggcccagctggacATGCTggatgaggagattgtgaagataCAGAATGAAAATGTCAGTAAACTCTCCGAGCAGATTTCCCATCTCAGTGAGCTGATCagtgagctggaggggaagtgtcagaagccagcaagtgaattcctgcag gacatcagaagcaccttgagcag GTTTGAGAAGGAGCAGTGCCAGCAGCGAGAGGAGATTTCTCCTGAACTGGAAGAGCGAGTCAGCGGTTTCTCCCAGAAAAATATTGCACTATTGGAGGCTCTGAGGAAGTTCAAAG ACACTCTGCCGTCTGAATTGGAGAGAAAAAGGGGAGAATCATTTGGAGCACACAGACAGGGTGAGTTTGCAG tgaatgtgactctggatccagacacggctcatccccaactcgtcctgtctgaggatAGGAAAAGTGTGAAATGTGGAAACATACGACAGCGActgcccaacaaccctgagagatttgacactgagccctgtgtgctgggctgtgagggattcacctcagggagacattgctgggaggtggaggtgggggatggggatctctgggctgtgggggtggccagagggtctgtgaggaggaagggacagatCAGCCTTAGCcctgagggggggatctgggctgtggagtGGTGCTGGGGGGGTCGGTTccgggctctcacctcccctgtgaCCCGCCTGCCCCTGAGCCGGttccccagcaggatccgggtttgtctggactgtgaccgggggcaggtgacatttattgatgctggtgacgaggccccgatcttcactttcccgccgggctccatccctggggagagaatccgaccctggttctgggtgtggggggggatctCGGCTCAGACTCTGTCCCTGAGACACAGCAGAGGGGGGAACTGGAAATCAGCCTCTCTACTCTCACACACCCCAGTCTCTATGACCGTGGAGGACTCCCATCtacccagcccctggctcctcatctctatgGCCTCTggaagctcctccccctccctctctgcagccctgggactgcaggaggagcagaagggcccTAAGGGGTAg